Proteins found in one Taeniopygia guttata chromosome 27, bTaeGut7.mat, whole genome shotgun sequence genomic segment:
- the FBXO47 gene encoding F-box only protein 47, which translates to MTPSAERGRGARPRQPRRQNRRRSVRTPATAGTAPPGTAPPGTAPPGTAPPGTDLPGTAAPAPPALGHFQTLPLELFQMLLNYLPVKDISTLSMVSKSISARLIRYIATAAGSRRLLLQDFHQEPPAPRGSASILEHYRALGLLLKRCTLLLPTRDRLRSVQRLLQGVSCFKLSGCAVPLRCLGLRCYGEFLQILTAGWDELECHRVFNFLWELSNLARKVQTVVSSKPGSARRLELRIRLFCRGVLLSPGSRRSDSAFWLTRILKPWPMVNQARLLYIIFGPVSSRDGHVVWQKMTEGPTDESSLKGLADAIKLLYGTEAREWTADDVISLVDELSVVPQEWLMENNARLLLLSGNSICFTFLASKAVNGRAVELARLMVFMVLVCEKDLYCMDWAVRMMQKVCKVFSTPWERNNFLQCLENCFARMLMDMLQAVLAGDRDEEDSSFLNLFHLMNAQANFHKEILSLAMGSSSSST; encoded by the exons ATGACCCCGAGCGCGGAGCGCGGCCGCGGAGCGCGGCCCCGGCAGCCGCGGAGACAGAACCGCCGCCGCTCCGTCCGCACCCCGGCCACGGCTGGCACGGCTCCCCCTGGCACGGCTCCGCCTGGCACGGCTCCGCCTGGCACGGCTCCCCCTGGCACGGATCTGCCGGGCAcggctgccccggccccgcccgcgctGGGGCATTTCCAAACGCTCCCCTTGGAGCTCTTCCAGATGCTGCTGAATTATCTCCCAG TGAAGGACATCAGCACGCTGAGCATGGTGTCCAAGAGCATCAGCGCCCGCCTGATCCGCTACATCGCCACGGCCGCGGGGAGCCGCcgcctgctgctgcaggacttCCACCAGGAGCCGCCGGCCCCGAGGGGATCCGCCTCCATCCTGGAGCACTACCGAGCTCTGG GGCTGCTGCTGAAGCGCTGcacgctgctgctgcccacccgGGACAGGCTCCGGTCCGTGCAGCGCCTGCTCCAGGGG GTTTCCTGTTTCAAGCTGAGCGGCTGCGCCGTTCCCCTGCGCTGCCTGGGGCTGCGCTGCTACGGGGAGTTCCTCCAG ATCCTGACGGCGGGCTGGGATGAGCTCGAGTGCCACCGGGTGTTCAACTTCCTCTGGGAGCTCAGCAATTTAGCCCGCAAGGTGCAGACGGTCGTCAGCAGCAAACCAG GCAGTGCCCGGCGGCTGGAGCTGCGGATCCGCCTGTTCTGCCGGGGGGTGCTGCTGTCCCCGGGCAGCCGCCGCAGCGACTCCGCCTTTTGGCTCACTCGCATCCTCAAGCCCTGGCCCATGGTTAACCAAGCTCGCCTGCTCTACATCATCTTCGGGCCCGTGTCCTCCCGCGATG GACACGTGGTGTGGCAGAAAATGACGGAAGGACCAACAGACGAGAGCAGTCTGAAGGGTTTGGCTGATGCAATTAAGCTGCTGTACGGTACAGAAGCTAGAGAATGGACAGCAGATGATGTTATCAGTCTTGTGGATGAGCTGTCAG TGGTTCCCCAGGAGTGGCTGATGGAGAACAACGCTCGGCTGCTGCTCCTGAGTGGGAACAGCATCTGCTTCACCTTCCTGGCCAGCAAAGCTGTCAATGGCAGGGCTGTGGAGCTGGCCAGGCTCATGGTCTTCATGGTTCTG GTGTGTGAGAAGGACCTGTACTGCATGGACTGGGCAGTGAGGATGATGCAGAAGGTCTGCAAGGTTTTCAGCACTCCTTGGGAGAGGAACAacttcctgcagtgcctggagaACTGCTTTGCTCGCATGCTCATGGAcatgctgcaggcagtgctggctg gggacagggatgaggaGGACAGCAGCTTCCTGAACCTCTTCCACCTGATGAACGCACAGGCCAACTTCCACAAGGAAATCCTCTCCCTGGccatgggcagcagcagcagcagcacctga
- the LOC140680697 gene encoding uncharacterized protein, which translates to MSGINPSEGEIRGENILDVRPAMGKRRQESPGRVLVSPSILRSCSRWIIPDGTSLIKNKTRVLKFLKRNPAEPRTEGTRHEGGTGALQPPRGTGSVPGPGRGKDTGPGSGKDTGPGRGKDTGPGRGKDTGPGSGISRVPAAGRTQVLAGGSAGSRQGEGHRSWQGDQPGPGSGKDADPGSGKDTGPGRGISRVPAAGQPPGAPSRVPPFPSGSVPAPCSAPGSQGLTLLQKAPRDSNRAEAAGETERNRREPGPSGGRTGTGAAPCGRTGTGDGAALCRRTGTGDGAALCRRTGTGDGAAPCGRTGTGAAPENPAELSGHSQQHRPPTCPLPPIPAQSSPKTPTWKGRGAHLAAPGLARPLLRRIFLLRACK; encoded by the exons ATGTCCGGAATAAATCCCAGTGAAGGCGAAATTCGAGGAGAAAACATCCTCGATGTGAGACCAGCGATGGGAAAACGCCGCCAGGAATCTCCAGGCCGGGTCCTTGTCTCGCCCTCCatcctcaggagctgctcccggTGGATAATCCCGGATGGGA CATCGCtcatcaaaaacaaaacccGCGTCCTAAAATTCCTGAAACGAAACCCGGCTGAGCCTCGGACTGAGGGGACGCGACACGAGGGGGGGACAGGAGCCCTGCAACCCCCCCGGGGCACCGGGAGCGTCCCgggtcctggcagggggaaggacacaggtcctggcagcgGGAAGGacacaggtcctggcagggggaaggacacag gtcctggcagggggaaggacacaggtcctggcagcgGGATCAGCCGGGTCCCGGCAGCGGGAAGGacacaggtcctggcagggggaTCAGCCGGGTCCCGGCAGGGGGAAGGacacaggtcctggcagggggaTCAGCCGGGTCCCGGCAGCGGGAAGGACGCGGATCCCGGCAGCGGGAAGGacacag gtcctggcagggggaTCAGCCGGGTCCCGGCAGCGGGGCAGCCCCCCGGAGCCCCCTCGCGTGTCCCCCCATTCCCGTCCGGCTCCGTGCCCGCTCCATGCTCCGCTCCGGGCTCGCAGGGGTTAACGCTGCTCCAGAAGGCTCCGAGGGACTCGAACCGGGCGGAGGCTGCGGGAGAGACGGAGAGAAACCGGCGTGAGCCGGGCCCGAGCGGCGGGAGAACCGGGACCGGAGCGGCTCCGTGCGGGAGAACCGGAACCGGGGATGGAGCGGCTCTGTGCAGGAGAACCGGGACCGGGGATGGAGCGGCTCTGTGCAGGAGAACCGGGAccggggatggagcagctccgTGCGGGAGAACCGGGACCGGAGCGGCTCC GGAGAACCCGGCAGAGCTGAGCGGCCACAGCCAACAGCACCGACCCCCAacctgccccctgccccccaTCCCGGCACAATcctcccccaaaactcccaccTGGAAGGGGCGAGGAGCTCACCTGGCCGCCCCTGGGCTGGCGAGGCCGCTGCTGAGGCGCATCTTCCTGCTCAGAGCATGTAAATGA